A genome region from Nerophis lumbriciformis linkage group LG18, RoL_Nlum_v2.1, whole genome shotgun sequence includes the following:
- the wdr18 gene encoding WD repeat-containing protein 18 — MAAPLEVVVSSDSNSQLWNSTVFDVHSGSSLLSYRGGNSSARTLCVLNGEYLLSAQLGKNFINVWEIQRKDQMQQKIVCPGVVTCVSASADGLFLAAGVAEAVYLWEVSTGKLLSVVNRHYQDVTCVKFTDESSHFVSGGKDSVVLVWSLSSVVQVDLSHSPEPRHVLSRHSLPITDLHCGMMGAQARVATASLDQTVKLWEVSSGELLLSVLFDVEVMSVTLDPCEYFLFCGGSDGNIFQVSLCTQGVTRDKMFQGDADGNRTFKGHRGVVTCLSVSMDGTLLVSGSHDESVRLWDVQSKQCVRCFAHKGPVTNADIMVAPANMFLPDSRPSVPLPRFSRHLLESDGSGGGGGDDKSGDVCVRLGLHTQEEEETYVQKAERLKLLMNAVTDKSLFGDGENTKVRVAELEEEVQTLKKINKDLYDFSSQLLTKST; from the exons ATGGCGGCGCCGCTGGAAGTGGTCGTGAGTAGCGACTCCAACTCGCAGCTGTGGAACAGCACCGTGTTCGACGTCCACAGCGGCTCCAGCCTGCTGTCCTACCGCGGGGGGAACAGCTCGGCCCGGACGTTGTGCGTGTTGAACGGGGAGTACTTGCTGTCCGCCCAGCTGGGCAAGAACTTCATCAACGTGTGGGAGATCCAGAGGAAG GACCAGATGCAACAGAAGATCGTGTGTCCAGGTGTGGTCACGTGTGTCAGCGCCTCCGCGGATGGACTCTTTTTGGCCGCCGGCGTCGCCGAAGCGGTCTACTTGTGGGAG GTGTCCACAGGCAAGCTGCTGTCCGTCGTCAACCGCCACTATCAGGACGTCACCTGTGTCAAGTTCACGGACGAGAGCAGCCATTTTGTGTCTGGaggaaaggacagtgttgttctGGTGTGGAGTCTGAGcag CGTGGTCCAGGTGGACTTGAGCCACTCCCCCGAGCCTCGCCACGTCCTGTCTCGACACTCTCTGCCAATCACAGACCTCCACTGTGGCATGATGGGAGCTCAGGCCCGAGTCGCCACGGCGTCTTTGGACCAGACCGTCAAG ctgtgGGAGGTGTCTTCAGGCGAGCTGCTCCTCTCCGTCCTCTTTGACGTGGAAGTCATGTCCGTGACCCTTGACCCGTGCGAGTACTTCCTGTTCTGTGGCGGCAGCGACGGCAACATCTTCCAGGTGTCCCTGTGCACGCAG GGCGTGACGCGCGACAAGATGTTCCAGGGCGACGCCGACGGGAACCGGACGTTCAAAGGACACAG GGGCGTGGTCACCTGCCTGTCCGTGTCCATGGACGGAACCCTCCTGGTGTCGGGGTCACATGACGAGTCGGTGCGACTGTGGGacgttcaaagtaaacaatgcgtGCGCTGCTTCGCCCACAAAG GTCCGGTGACAAACGCCGACATCATGGTGGCGCCGGCCAACATGTTCCTGCCGGACTCAAGACCCTCCGTGCCCTTGCCGCGCTTCAGCCGCCACCTGCTGGAGAGCGACGGcagtggcggcggcggcggcgacgaCAAGTCCGGGGACGTGTGCGTCCGCCTCGGACTCCACACTCAG gaggaggaggagacgtACGTGCAAAAGGCGGAAAGGCTCAAGTTATTAATGAACGCCGTGACCGACAAG TCGCTGTTTGGAGACGGCGAGAACACGAAAGTGCGAGTGGCCGAGCTGGAGGAGGAAGTTCAAACTCTGAAGAAAATCAACAAAGATTTGTACGACTTTTCCAGTCAGCTGCTGACAAAATCCACGTAA